The sequence TCATAGTTCTTATGAATGTCTTCAGCAGATGCGTTGATGGGAAATTGGATGGCCGGATACGGGTTAATGCCCAATTTCATCAACTCTTCACGGTCTTTCCGTCTTTCTATCTCTTGTTCACTCAGTAATTGCATAGCAATGTAATGTATTGTTAAATTATGGTTTTCTTGAGTGACGCCCGTCGCGCCATCTCATTTTTGATCAATTCAAACTCCCTACTACTCTGTCCGGCCACACTGGTATTTTCTGAAGCCCTTCTGTAAAGATAAGGCATCACCGATTCCACGGGGCCATACGGCACATATTTGGCCACATTATAACCTGCAAAGGCTAAATTGTAGGAGATATTATCACTCATCCCGTACAATTGCGAGAAATATACCCGCTTATCGTTTGCCGCTACCCCATGAAGGTTCATCAGCTCGGTCAGAATGATATTGCTCAGCTCATTATGGGAGCCACTGACCAAATAAATCCGATCTTTGTGCTCCATGCTGAATTTGAGCGCATCATTATAGGCATTGTCCGTATCTTCCTTGGTATCTTGGATAGGACTGGGATATCCTCTATCCTCTGCCCGATCCCTTTCCTTTTCCATATAGGCGCCACGAACCAATTTCGCCCCGACATGATACCCCTTCAGCTCTGCTTCCTCATGGGCCTTTTTCAGCAGCCCCAACATATCCTTTCGATACATTTGGAAGGTATTGTACACGATGGCCTTTTCCTTGTTGTACTTCTCCATCGCTTCGTAAGCCATATCGTCAATGACATCCTGAAACCAACTCTCCTCTCCGTCGATCATGATCCGGACATCATTTTCATATGCCGCCTTGCACAGCGTATCCACCCTATCTTTTAACCGTTCAAACGCCTCTTGCTCCTTGGCGCTCAGTTTTTGGCCCGCTTGGACCTTGGTCATGATTTTATAACTCCCCAGTCCGGTGACCTTAAATACCGAAAACGGGATCTCACTGGCTCCTGCCGAACGCTCAATGGTCCTTAGGATCTCGTCCCGGGTAAAATCATAACTCTTTTCTGTTCCTGTCCCTTCCACGGAGTAATCCAGAATGGTCCCAATGCCAAACTCCTGTAACTCCTGAATGGATTTTGAACAATCTTCGACACTTTCACCACCACAGAAGTGGCCAAATATCGTTTTTTTCATGATCCCCTTTACAGGTAACTTCAACTTAAAGGCGACAGCTGACAAGTTTGTTCCTATCTTTACCGCCCAGTTCTTATCCATTACTGCAAAAAAAAGATACATTTTTCTGAGCTCTGCATCCGTCCTGGAGGCAAAGGCAATTTCAGTATTTTCAAAAGAAATATTGGGTTTTGTATTCATCGTTTTGAATCAAGGTGCAAATATATAAAAAAACACGTCCTGACTACCTTAGCCAGTGCAAATAATCTTGCAAGAAACTTGCCACAATTCCACCATCATATTTCCTCAAACAAACCCTATCAAGCCTATATGATATCCTTTTCCAATCTAATACGCTTAAACGGATTTATTTATACCCAAAAGCAAAAAAAACACCCTCCAAAGAATACTTTACACCACCGCACACATTGGACACATGTCAAAATATTATATGGAAACACCACCCTTCTACCTCATTTTTATAATACCCTTAACTAGTCTCATTCAAAAAATATCCATTTCACAAAAAATTAATCTAGTTTTTATTGGTTTTTATAAATCCACCCGCTAATTTTGGAGCCATGATAAAACAAGCAGCAAGATATTTTACCTTTTTCTTTTTTTACTTTCGTCCCAAAGGTCGAATCGGAGCTGCTTATTGCCTGAATGAAAAATAAAATTCAAACATAAATTAAGAAGCCCGATTCGAAAGAGTCGGGCTTTTTTTATTTAAAAACCAAATCAATAATGAAAGATCACTTAAAAACATCGGAATGGGGACTGGGTCTCAAAGGTCATGTCATCATCGCAGGCCCATGTAGTGCCGAAACTCCTGAGCAGGTAGAAAAGGTTTGCCTGGAAATGAAAGAGCAAAACATCATCCCTTCCATGTTCCGTGCGGGCATCTGGAAACCCAGAACCCGACCAGGAAGCTTCGAAGGAATCGGAGAAGATGGCTTGAAGTGGATGGAAATCGTTCGCCACCACCTGAACATCCCCATTACCACGGAAGTAGGCAACACCGCCCACGTAGAACTAGCCCTAAAGCACAAGGTAGACGTGTTGTGGATCGGTGCCAGGACTACCGTAAACCCATTTGCCGTACAGGAAATTGCCGAAGCACTGAAAGGCACTGACATCCCTGTTATGGTGAAAAACCCGATGAACCCTGATCTGCAGCTTTGGATTGGTGCCTTGGAACGCCTCCATGCAGTAGGTATCAACAAACTGGCCGCCATCCACAGGGGCTTCAGTGATGCTTACGACAAACGTTTCAGAAACAAACCAAACTGGTCCATGCCCATCCATCTGAAAAGAGAATGGAAAGGAATGGAAGTCATCAATGACCCTAGCCATATTGTAGGCAAAAGAGATGGGATCTTGGAAATCTCCCAAAGGGCCATCAACTTCGGACTGGACGGCCTAATGATCGAAACCCATCATGACCCGGACAATGCATGGAGTGACGCCAAACAACAAGTAACCCCTGCTCAGCTGAAAGACATCCTTTCCAAAATCGACTTCAAAACTCCCCTTGACTCCGAAAAACCAAGTGAAAAGCTGCACGATCTCAGATCGGCCATTGACCACATGGACGACCAGCTGATCGACTTGCTTGCGGAAAGATTTGCTGTAATCGACCAGATAGGAGCGCACAAGAGAGAGCATAAGCTGACGGTTTTTCAGTCAGACAGATGGAAAGAAGTGATGGACTCCAGAACTGACAAAGGAGTAAAAAAAGGACTGAGC comes from Echinicola vietnamensis DSM 17526 and encodes:
- a CDS encoding chorismate mutase — encoded protein: MKDHLKTSEWGLGLKGHVIIAGPCSAETPEQVEKVCLEMKEQNIIPSMFRAGIWKPRTRPGSFEGIGEDGLKWMEIVRHHLNIPITTEVGNTAHVELALKHKVDVLWIGARTTVNPFAVQEIAEALKGTDIPVMVKNPMNPDLQLWIGALERLHAVGINKLAAIHRGFSDAYDKRFRNKPNWSMPIHLKREWKGMEVINDPSHIVGKRDGILEISQRAINFGLDGLMIETHHDPDNAWSDAKQQVTPAQLKDILSKIDFKTPLDSEKPSEKLHDLRSAIDHMDDQLIDLLAERFAVIDQIGAHKREHKLTVFQSDRWKEVMDSRTDKGVKKGLSEKFMKELLFSIHEESVKRQEKQLRAGDPVNKNA
- a CDS encoding proline dehydrogenase family protein, whose product is MNTKPNISFENTEIAFASRTDAELRKMYLFFAVMDKNWAVKIGTNLSAVAFKLKLPVKGIMKKTIFGHFCGGESVEDCSKSIQELQEFGIGTILDYSVEGTGTEKSYDFTRDEILRTIERSAGASEIPFSVFKVTGLGSYKIMTKVQAGQKLSAKEQEAFERLKDRVDTLCKAAYENDVRIMIDGEESWFQDVIDDMAYEAMEKYNKEKAIVYNTFQMYRKDMLGLLKKAHEEAELKGYHVGAKLVRGAYMEKERDRAEDRGYPSPIQDTKEDTDNAYNDALKFSMEHKDRIYLVSGSHNELSNIILTELMNLHGVAANDKRVYFSQLYGMSDNISYNLAFAGYNVAKYVPYGPVESVMPYLYRRASENTSVAGQSSREFELIKNEMARRASLKKTII